A portion of the uncultured Draconibacterium sp. genome contains these proteins:
- the istB gene encoding IS21-like element helper ATPase IstB, with amino-acid sequence MKQIKLYGMHGAFRTAIETGKTNDYTLDQFVSMLVDAEWDDRQNRKIERGIKNARFHYKASIENIIYDEMRNIDRNSILRLAECDYIEKCENILITGSTGVGKSYLATALGYQACIEGYRVMYFNANKMFAKLKMAKADGSYLKELAKIERQHLVIIDDFGLQPLDNPNRLALLEIIEDRQNIGSLIVTSQIPIAGWYSVIGEKTIADAILDRLIHQSNRIELRGESMRRKRKKEE; translated from the coding sequence AAACAGGCAAAACAAACGATTACACTTTAGATCAGTTTGTATCGATGCTGGTTGATGCCGAATGGGACGACCGACAGAACCGCAAGATTGAAAGGGGGATTAAAAACGCCCGGTTCCATTACAAAGCATCAATCGAAAACATTATTTACGATGAAATGAGGAACATTGACCGGAACAGTATTCTACGGCTGGCAGAATGCGATTATATCGAAAAATGTGAAAATATACTGATTACAGGAAGCACCGGTGTAGGGAAAAGCTACCTGGCAACAGCTTTGGGCTACCAGGCTTGTATCGAGGGGTACAGGGTGATGTATTTTAATGCCAATAAAATGTTTGCGAAACTAAAAATGGCGAAAGCCGATGGTTCTTACCTGAAAGAACTGGCTAAAATAGAGCGCCAACACCTGGTTATTATCGACGATTTTGGGCTGCAACCGCTTGATAACCCCAACCGGCTTGCTTTGCTTGAGATTATTGAAGACAGGCAAAATATAGGTTCTTTGATTGTAACCTCACAAATACCTATTGCTGGCTGGTATTCTGTTATCGGAGAAAAAACCATTGCCGATGCTATACTCGACCGGTTAATCCATCAATCCAACAGGATAGAACTAAGAGGTGAATCAATGAGAAGAAAACGTAAAAAAGAAGAGTAA
- a CDS encoding IS256 family transposase has product MRDLALSQLRSGKSLTGEGGVFAPIIKEFLESALSAEMESHLDEKERSTGNKRNGKGSKTLKTSSGEISIETPQDRHSNFEPQIVKKRETILADNIAPQIIGLYGRGMSLRDISVHIEEIYDVEVSAATLSEITDRVIPQVKEWQNRPLDEVYPIVWLDAMHYKVRDGGKVVSRAVYNILAINKEGRKELIGMYISESEGANFWLSVLTDLKNRGVNDVLIACTDNLKGFSEAILSIFPETEIQKCVIHQIRNSLKYVASKDQKPFMKDLKKVYQSPTKSQAETELINLEEIWGKKYPIVIRSWNENWDELTTYFDYDTHIRKLIYTTNAVEGFHRQVRKVTKTKGAFPTDMALLKLIYLATENISKKWTQPLQNWGLTIQQLCIKFGDRIKLEL; this is encoded by the coding sequence ATGCGTGACTTAGCTTTAAGTCAATTACGCAGCGGAAAGTCATTAACAGGCGAAGGAGGTGTTTTTGCCCCCATTATCAAAGAGTTTTTAGAAAGTGCTTTATCGGCAGAGATGGAGAGTCATCTTGATGAAAAAGAACGAAGTACTGGCAACAAGCGCAATGGGAAAGGTTCCAAGACGTTAAAAACCTCTTCAGGGGAAATTAGCATTGAAACACCTCAGGACAGGCACAGCAATTTCGAACCTCAGATAGTTAAGAAGCGAGAAACCATATTAGCCGACAATATTGCCCCACAGATAATTGGGCTTTATGGAAGAGGTATGAGTTTACGAGATATCTCGGTTCATATTGAGGAAATATATGATGTAGAAGTATCGGCAGCCACTTTAAGTGAAATTACAGACAGGGTGATTCCACAGGTTAAGGAATGGCAAAACAGGCCCCTGGACGAAGTTTATCCGATTGTTTGGCTCGATGCAATGCATTACAAAGTAAGAGATGGGGGAAAAGTAGTTTCCCGTGCCGTTTATAATATTCTTGCCATTAACAAAGAAGGCCGCAAAGAGCTAATTGGCATGTACATCTCCGAAAGCGAAGGAGCCAACTTTTGGTTGTCGGTTTTAACCGATTTAAAGAACCGCGGGGTTAATGATGTCTTGATTGCCTGTACCGATAACCTGAAAGGGTTTTCAGAGGCTATTTTAAGTATCTTTCCTGAAACAGAGATTCAGAAATGTGTGATTCATCAAATCCGTAACTCATTGAAGTATGTGGCTTCAAAAGACCAGAAGCCGTTTATGAAAGATTTGAAAAAGGTTTATCAGTCACCAACCAAAAGCCAGGCCGAAACAGAACTGATAAATCTTGAGGAAATATGGGGCAAAAAATATCCAATAGTAATACGTTCGTGGAATGAAAACTGGGATGAACTGACTACTTACTTTGATTATGACACCCACATTAGAAAACTAATTTACACGACTAACGCCGTTGAAGGTTTTCACCGTCAGGTAAGAAAAGTAACCAAAACAAAGGGTGCTTTCCCAACTGATATGGCTTTATTGAAACTGATTTATCTGGCTACAGAAAATATCTCAAAAAAATGGACGCAACCGCTTCAGAATTGGGGGTTAACTATTCAACAGCTTTGTATAAAATTTGGAGACAGGATAAAACTTGAATTGTAA